Proteins from one Brassica napus cultivar Da-Ae unplaced genomic scaffold, Da-Ae ScsIHWf_296;HRSCAF=484, whole genome shotgun sequence genomic window:
- the LOC125602765 gene encoding uncharacterized protein LOC125602765: MRHHLIEGLKDQYMTIENPLDLWNALRHRYDHQKMVLLPKARHDWMHLRFMDFKSVDEYNSALFKIVSILRLCGEEVSDVMMLEKTYTTFNQSNSVLQQQYRTKGFATYTDLISCLLLAEANNELLMKNSGARPAGTAPLPEAHDIEKKDPKEIYYAQDNRKPYGHSRGGYRGRRRDNHNGRDSYSTGRRGNHNNRGRGSNYGRGRGSYGRGRGGISKPSYTSKSLCHRCGMDNHWAKNCRTPKHLDNKDDQMDFETSDCLKD; encoded by the coding sequence atgcgccatcatctcattgaaggtcttaaagatcagtacatgacgATTGAGAATCCATTGGACCTTTGGAATGCTTTAAGGcacagatatgatcaccaaaagatggtgttgcttccaaaggcaagGCACGATTGGATGCATCTCAGATTCATGGActtcaagtccgtggatgagtacAACTCGGCCTTGTTCAAAATCGTCTCAATACTAAGACTGTGTGGTGAAGAAGTATCTGATGTTatgatgcttgaaaagacctaTACGACTTTCAATCAGTCGAATTCTGTACTGCAGCAGCAGTATAGAACAAAAGGTTTTgccacatacactgatctgatctcctGTCTACTCTTGGCCGAGGCAAATAATGAGCTTCTCATGAAGAACAGTGGAGCTAGACCGGCCGGGACAGCACCATTACCCGAAGCCCATGACattgaaaagaaagatcccaagGAAATCTACTATGCCCAAGACAACAGGAAACCATACGGTCATAGCCGTGGTGGGTACAGGGGGCGTAGACGTGACAACCATAATGGTCGAGATAGCTACTCAACCGGCCGTAggggaaaccacaataaccgtggtcgtggttccaattacggtCGGGGCCGAGGGAGTTATGGCCGTGGACGAGGTGGtatatccaaaccatcttacacgtccaaGTCCTTATGTCACAGATGCGGGATGGACAatcattgggccaagaactgcAGAACTCCAAAGCACTT